A stretch of DNA from Jatrophihabitans endophyticus:
CGCTGCCGGCCGCGCCGGTTGCCCCGCCGGTCACCGCGCCGGCGGCTCCCGCGCCGACGGCGGGGATCACCGCAGCGGCGAGCTCGCGGGACCTCCCGGCGGACGCGGCCGGGCTGGCGCCGCTGCGCACGCGTGGGCCGATCCAGGTGCGGCCGACCACCACCGCGGCGACCGCCGCGACCCCGGCCGACCCAGCAGCCTCGGCCGACCCGGCCACGGCCGGCACCGCCTCCGCGCCGTCGGTCGCCGTGCCCTCGACCACGGCGCTCCCGACCACGGCGCTGCCGACCACGGCGCTGCCGACCACGGCGCTGCCGACCACGGCGCTGCCGACCACGGCGCTCCCGACCACGGCGCTCCCGACCACGGCGCTCCCGACCACGGCGCTCCCGACCACGGCGCTCCCGACCACGGCGCTGCCGACCACGGCGCTGCCGACCACGGCCCCCGCGACCACCGCGCCGACCGCCGTCCCCGCGGCCACCCCGGCTGCCACGGCCACGCCGGGCGCCCCGGCGGAGCCGACCACCGCGGTGGACCCGGTGCCGACCCCGGTCGCCGGCGGGACCGCGACCGTGCTGCCGACGACGACGACGCTGCCGACCGCCCCGCCGAGCGAGCGCAAGCTCCGCGGCACGGGCGTCGACGCATCCACCGCCGCGGACGCCACCACGGCGACCACGACGCTCGCCACCGCGCCCGCGATGCCGGCCGCGCACCTCGCGGCGCTGGCCACCGTCACCGTCACGGCCGGCCCGACCCTCGCCACCACCGCGCCGGCCGCGCCCACCGCCACCGTGACCCCGGTCGCGACCCCGGCGTTCGGCGCCGACGAGCAGCCCCAGCCCGGCCTCGCCGCCGCGCTCGCCGAGCTGCGCCGCGGCCCGGACGGCGTCCGCGAGCTCGACGTCGCCCTGCACCCGGCCGATCTCGGCGCGGTGCGCCTCAAGGTCACGCTGCGCGCCGGCACCCTGGACGTCACCGTCGCGTGCGCGCACGACTCGGCCCGCGAGGCCGTCACGGCGGCGCTCCCCGCCCTGCACCGCGAGCTGCGCGACCTCGGCACCGTCGACGTCGTCGCCGCCCGCCCCGAGGGCCGGCCGATGGACGCGTCGTCCGAGCAGTCCCGCCACGGCGCGCACGCCGACGGCACCGACCCCGGCGAGACCGACGCCGAACAGGGCCGCCGCCGCTACCCACCGGACCCCGACGAGACCGACAGCACGGTCCTGCCGACCGCCTTCCCCACCTGGAGCACGAGATGACCGATCCCATCGCCGGCGTCGCCGCCACCACGTCCACGCCGGTCTACCGGACCGCGGCCGTCACCGGGACGACGGGCAGCACGTCGGGAACGACGGGCACGTCGTCCTCGTCCTCGACCGGCACGAGCACGACCGGATCGTCGTCCTCCTCG
This window harbors:
- a CDS encoding flagellar hook-length control protein FliK; the encoded protein is MSAVTTLLAGVPATAATGPTTASSATSATSPSSPSGPAFGQLLATLVTPGATPAAPASSTVPGSSTVPASSTVPASSTAPSAVAPVATPSVGTTSPVATPSPVDVGAADAGAPAEPATTADATSEHPTADATGEHPTSARPRARAAAHSGQPTADATPATTPTADPTSAGSGPATEAAASTTSLPADAQPLPLGVASPAPLPAAPVAPPVTAPAAPAPTAGITAAASSRDLPADAAGLAPLRTRGPIQVRPTTTAATAATPADPAASADPATAGTASAPSVAVPSTTALPTTALPTTALPTTALPTTALPTTALPTTALPTTALPTTALPTTALPTTALPTTALPTTAPATTAPTAVPAATPAATATPGAPAEPTTAVDPVPTPVAGGTATVLPTTTTLPTAPPSERKLRGTGVDASTAADATTATTTLATAPAMPAAHLAALATVTVTAGPTLATTAPAAPTATVTPVATPAFGADEQPQPGLAAALAELRRGPDGVRELDVALHPADLGAVRLKVTLRAGTLDVTVACAHDSAREAVTAALPALHRELRDLGTVDVVAARPEGRPMDASSEQSRHGAHADGTDPGETDAEQGRRRYPPDPDETDSTVLPTAFPTWSTR